Proteins co-encoded in one Leptodactylus fuscus isolate aLepFus1 chromosome 4, aLepFus1.hap2, whole genome shotgun sequence genomic window:
- the LOC142200248 gene encoding uncharacterized protein LOC142200248, whose protein sequence is MAALLMMNQMQTTGTFGFCDPPLSSRSSQQIYSAEAEKTMDYIKNNLSHIAKNRNIQERVLELVNAINQAIICRVAPLAMRTQVVQALNTDDNLSTLGFLNELHNKTLQETPNVTAEKKSFLRRFVDYIKAIPKKISTYFLSEAKFAQMVCQVGMGIDYFIYKICNLLTDSYNFKELSLKEQSVKAICLGIAFATDCVFTQCLPGLPSVVGHLVGIVVGLAGPFVIDHLMDLTSWVYKKISEFVRSPRSPAMISNSNRLALDPTVFLGVFPSTTLRD, encoded by the exons ATGGCAGCCCTACTTATGATGAACCAAATGCAAACCACAGGAACTTTCGGCTTCTGTGACCCACCATTATCTTCAAGGTCAAGTCAGCAAATATACAGTGCTGAAGCTGAAAAGACCATGGATTACATAAAGAATAATCTGAGTCATATAGCAAAAAACCGCAACATCCAGGAACGTGTACTGGAACTTGTAAACGCTATCAACCAAG CCATAATATGTCGTGTAGCTCCACTTGCAATGAGAACACAGGTTGTACAAGCGTTGAACACCGATGATAATCTCTCGACACTTGGGTTCTTAAATGAGCTGCACAACAAAACTCTACAAGAAACACCTAATGTTACAGCTGAAAAGAAGTCCTTCTTAAGGAGATTTGTGGATTACATCAAGGCTATTCCGAAAAAAATATCAACATATTTCCTCAGCGAAGCAAAATTTGCACAAATGGTGTGCCAAGTTGGAATGGGTATTGACTATTTCATTTACAAGATATGTAACCTACTGACAGATTCATATAACTTTAAAGAATTGTCTTTGAAAGAACAATCAGTAAAAGCTATTTGTCTTGGGATTGCTTTTGCCACTGACTGCGTCTTTACCCAGTGCTTGCCAGGTTTGCCCAGTGTGGTAGGTCATTTGGTCGGGATCGTTGTAGGATTGGCAGGACCATTtgttattgatcatttaatggaTTTAACTTCCTgggtgtacaaaaaaataagtgaatttGTACGTTCCCCTAGATCTCCTGCTATGATTAGTAACTCTAATCGACTGGCGCTTGATCCTACAGTTTTTCTTGGGGTATTCCCTTCCACAACGCTAAGGGATTAA